From the genome of Nicotiana sylvestris chromosome 1, ASM39365v2, whole genome shotgun sequence:
gaaaaatgctttaaattcttttcatcTCTTAAAAATCAAGATCAGTTGGAATGGTCTGAGGAGTGTCAAAAAGCACTCAAAAACATGAAGGTATACATGTCAAATCCACCGTTCCTTGCAAAACCAAAAGATGGGGAAAGGTTGTTTATCTATCTAGATGTTTCAGAAGTAGCGGTGAGTGATGTTTTAGTtcgtgaagaccaaggtaaacagtctccaatttattatgttagcaagttATTATTAGATGCAGAGTCATGGTATCCTCagctagaaaaacttgcacttgcattaatcatggcatctagaaagttaaggccttattttcaatgccaccctattttcgtagtaactgcttatccaaTGTGTAATATATTACACAAACATGATTTATCAAGTAGGTTAGAcaagtgggccatagaattgAGTGAATACGACATCACATATCAACCCAGAACCACAATAAATCTTAAGTGTTAGcagattttagccaagggatgcaactagaagcagaaaaagaactaCAAGTATTCAACGGGTCTAATCCAGGAACTTGGACCTTATTTACTAATGGCTCATCAAATGTGAAGGGGGCAGGTCTAGGAATTTTTTGGTACCACCTACAGGCAAAACCATACGAAAAGCCATAAAATGTCAtcctataactaacaatgaggcagagtatgaagctgtgattataggtttagaactggcacatGAACTTGGCATCGATCAGATCATAATCAAAAGTGATTCGCATCTTGTAGTTAATCAAATACTGGGaattatacagccagggaagcatGAATGCATCAATACTTAGAGAAGGCATGTAATCTGGTTAGGCAATTCAAAACCAGGAAAGTTGTATAGATACCAAGAGAAGAAAATGTCGACATAGACGctctagctaatctcgcatctgcggcagACGTGACAAGTAATGAAAATACTTctgtaattcatttgtttcatttagTACTTGATCATGACAACAATGAGataaatttcaataatttaacctaggattggaggaacgagattgtcacttttttgcagtatggaacagtccctgaagataagaaaaaggctcacGCACTTCGTAAAAAAGCTGCTCGGTActgtttaaagcaaggcaattttttttgtaaaatgttcggtggtcccttagcaagataaCTCGGGCCTTCTGAAATAGAGTATGTGATGAGAGAAATACATGAggggcattgtggaaatcacgcaggtgGAAGATCTTTAGAAAAAACTATGATTAGAGCAGGCTATTGttggcccaaaatggaagaagaagcggaaaatATTGTTTCTAAATGTGATAAGTCtcaaaggtacggtaacaatatgcatagacctgcagagTTGTTACATCGAGTCATTGCACCGTGGCATTTTATAAAGtaggggatggatatcgtggatccactaccacaagcaaaaggcaAGGTAAAATTTCCGCtagtactcactgattattttactaaatgggtagaagcagttGCTTTTAAACATGTACGTGAAAAAGAGGTTGgagatttcatttggcgaaatATTATATGTCGATTCGGCGTACCATAGAaaatcgtatgtgataatggctCGCAACTTATAGGCGCACAAATCatagaattttttcaaagttggtaGATCAAAAGGGTTACCTCGACGCCTTACCATctggtgggtaatggacaagctgaatcaacgAATAAAGTAattatcaacaatttgaagaaacgATTGGAagaatccaaaggtaattgggTAGAATtgctacctggtgttttatgggcgtatcgtacaacaacaaaaacaagtacgggTGAAACACCGTTTTCACTGGTTTACAGAGCTGAAGTACTGATACCAGTTGAGATAGGGGAGCCAAGCATGAGGTATACACAAGCGACTGAGGAATCCAATGAAGAAGAAGTGCAAATAaacctagatttacttgaagaaaaaagggaagctgcattaataagaatgcCAGCACAAAAACAAGTCATGGAACGATATTATAATCGGAAAGATCGCCTAAGATACTTCAAGTTTGGGGACTTCATACTCAAGAAGGTTTTTCGGTCTACAAGAGCGGCTAATGCGGGAAAATTAGGTCCAACTTGGGAAGGACCTTACAAGATTCACGGTATCGTAGGAAAAGAATACaagctggaaacaatggatggcacgatattaccttcacattggaatgtcaTTCATATGAAGAGATATTATAACTAAGGAGTATCCATGGTCAGGTATcttcattttaaaattttattcttGAATTAATACAATTTAACTAACAATTTTAGTTGATAGGTAAAAGgttaacccgtactaaatgatgaatcacgACCTACAAGGAACATGGAAGAGTATAAATTCCCgatctagggttacaactattttGATAGAAATACAAACGGGTTAAGTAGTCTTCACATATAATCagacctccgagtcccgtatgttatTTCTTTTTTAGGAAAAGGGCCGAATGAGAGgagtaatcaagtgctcgagattttatacttcaaagctcaaatacttgggggactatataatatacataggtcatatgtataaagaaggcaaaaaCGACTGAGATATAATCAAAGTTCAAGTCAAAGCCCGAAAGTCTGCTCATTGAATGAATCACGTGCAGAGCAAAGTTACAAGCCAAAAACATAAAGCCAATCAAAAGAAAACCTTATGATATTGAGGTTAATGGCAATATATAGAAAtgggttataaataaaaaccttgggttttattttcttttttgaaatttgTTGTAAAGAAAACAGTTACGAAAAAGTTATAGAAGTTATTTAAATGCATGTAAGATGTTatttaaacttgacaaagttcagatgaaaactttatcaaagttatttcaagaaacatgtgtgttcctatttcttttgtcgtacatttacaccattatgaagttgagacgtctttttcattaagtgtcgaatataaaagggccctcttttataaaattcatgtttGATTTAAGCATTCATGAAGTTAAGAAAGCattttatgaaataaaagtgCAAAAAAGGGTAAAGTATAAACCCCCGAATTATTTAACAAGTCCTTGAATATAAAGGCAGGAACGAGCAAAACAGAAGCTCAGAATAACTAAGTCAAAATGGAAAACTTCTAAATATTGaaaagtttagactaagtatgaacttagtcataaactgtTGGTCATTTATACAAAATGCCCCgaaaaggtctggggacttgTCGTTTTCAAAAAGTAAACCCCCAAATGGGACCGGGGGTTATAACCTCATTCcaccaaaagaaaaaataaagtcaCATTCCATAAACTTGTCACTGAGGAGTTGAAGAATGATCCAGAGCAAGGTCACCAGCAGCAGAAGGTTCAAGCTGGCTTGAAGGAGTTGGAACATTCGTCGTACCTATATAATCTTCAATATGTTCGGGAGTATCAGCCATGGGAGAGGGAAAGTCTTGGCTTTACTGTGTCTTTTCAATAGTTTCTTTTATCTTAGCTAATTCAGCCTCCAAGTTAAAGCCCTCTTGGCTAGTTTCCACAAGGGTGTCATGACGAGTATTTAAAATTGCCCAACTCACTTTAATTGCAGTCTTGTCCTCAATAATCTCGTAATCTTTCTCCCATTGATCAATTTTGTTTTTGAGATTTTCATTCTCAACCAAGGCAGAATCATAAGATGCTTGAAGAGAAGCACGCGAACTTTCTAAGGAACAGACCTTATCAGAAGACTCACAGAGATATTCTTGAGTCTGAGTCAATGTTTGCATAAGTTCACCGGCATAAACTTCTTTCTCACTTAACAAAGCTCTCAactctctgatctcttcactagcCTTGGAGAGTTGCTCAGGAAAAAAAAGTTTCAAGGAGATTCTTATCTTTGCCAGCTTGGTTTGAGGAAGCCTTTTTAATTGCCAACTTTGAAGTTAAAACCTTCAACTGCTGCTCTAAGGTGCACTTGCTCTCTTCTAACACTTCTATGTCAATTTGGAGGCTTTCATACTGTTCTCTCCAGTTGTCCACTTCAATTTGGTAATCATGCATTAACTGCTCCATGTGAGAAACCCTTTTCATTATCTCTATACCAACAAGGTTGAtctaaagaaaagagaggaagggTTAGAATCTTAAATATAATAAAGAAATAATAAAGCATGAAAAAGAATACCTTTAATGATGACTGCACTATGTCATTTATCCAAGTCAAAGAGTTGTGACTCTCAAGCTTGGATCTCTCGATTAGACCAATTAGGGGTTTCAACCAAACATCAGCCCGACCTGATTTTCTCAAAAGATTACCATCGGCAGGAACCTTGATGATAACTTGTTTCATAGCTCCACTTCCACTTGAGGAACCAACCTCAGTGTGATGAATAGTTGTAGGAGGAACTGTGGAAGGATTCAAAATAGCCTGGGGCAGACCAGCGACGGCAACAGTCACAACTGATAAAGAAGATGTCACAGGAGCAGACAAGGAAAATGAGGCAAGGGGTACTTCATCAAAAGCTGGACCCAAACTTTCATTATCAAACCCATGAGCAAAAAGCTGATCAACAGAATCACGAGCAACCGCGGGAGTATCATCATCGAAAATCACCAAGGTGGCTTCAACAGGCTCGGTTAAAGGAACAGAACGAGGGGAAGACGCTTCATTATCTGAAATAATGCATCTTCTAGCTCGTGGCCTTTTTATCAAAGAACCCCCATCTTGTTCTTCCTCTTCTTCGGAATCTTGGTCAGTATAAGctttccttttcgatgaagaatCCCAAAATTATTTCTTGGTCTCTTTCCAAAGAAACTCTGGAAGCTACGACGGCCTCAACACTTATGCCTCAAATGGGAAATCTTGATAAAAAGAAGGATCAAAATAAGTTCTAAGGAAAGAAGTGAATGGAAATACAAAGGATATAAGATAAAAAGCACTtaccgtgagttttcactttccaaccaaaccGATGAGAAAGGTTTTTATAGGATCTACTTTCCATCAGAGCAACACTTAACAACTTTCCTACCCAACCATGGAAATTGGGAATATCATCAACAATTCCCATGGTTGctaagaaagaagaagaagttaaAATGACAACCATCAAAAATGAGAAAAAGGTATAGAAAAGTTGTAAAAAAGaaaactcacgtgcaaaattccacttctcagaaaATGGAACATTCtattcacccactaaaccaatagtgggggcagcaacaaacctggcataccagccactATCCTTATCGTCCTCTAGGCTGACCAGAACTCTATTGCTTCTCGCTACTAAAGTAAAAATTCCTTGATGGAGGAGTTTGGGAGAATAAAGATGGATTAAATGGAAGAAAGTAAAAGGCATGCCATCCATGTTGGCCAAATGGCTCAAACAAGCAACAACCTTCCACACGATGGGGCCAATTTGTCCTAAGCAAACATCAAAAAAGCGACAAAATTCAATGATAACAGGGTCAATAGGAGGCTTGAAATTTGATGTAAAAGGGTATGTATATACGAAAGAAAACCCAGTCAAGTAAGAAGTGATTCTTTGGTTTGTATTGGGTATTATAATGGGGAAATCATGACTCCACTGGCAATCTCTACGAACGATAgaaatcaaaccttcagtgaTCTGAGTTGGGTAAATGTCAGCACGATCTAATGAAGACATAGAGGAAACTTGGTTTCTGATAGACTCTCTATCattgtaaaaagatagttcaTCAGGAACAATTTCATCTACAAAAGGTTCACGAAAAGGTTCATTGGGTTCTTTATTTCTAGATGAATACCTCTGGGAAAGAGAACCTCTAGTTCTAGAAGGTGGAGTAAAACTCGTTGAAGGAAGAGAAGGGCCTCGTGATGATGAAAATCCTAAACTACAAAGTCTTCCTCCTCACCTACTTCTAACAAGAGCAAGAGGAAAGTTATCAACGATGGGGACTCTACGAGGGATGGGGACGCACAggggcaccgcggtccgcactgagtacCAAGTAGCagcaccaacctagggttcatgatATGTTCAATTTAAGTCCACTTTTCACCTAATGAAGAGTCCATAAGTTTTTGCCCACTATTTTCATTACCTAATCTAACTTTAAACAAGAATTAACTAACCTAAGCTACATTACTGAAAGAAATACGGAAAGGCTAGGAAGAAGAACAGAGCAAAACAAAAataactaaaagaaaataaaaaatgaagcAATTAAGAAGAATTTAGAGCAACTAGAAGTGAGAAGTACTGAAGATAGACGAGGCTTAGTCGTTAATTACGAGCAATTTAGAGAGGTGAACAGTGCTTATGTGACTCTGAGATTGAAAAGTTCGAAAAGTTCAAAAggagggcctcaggtcctatttatagaaaaaggtcttGGGGCCAGCTTACCTAcccaccgctgaccgcacaaaatggcattgcGGTCCGTGGTGCTCAAAACCATAGGGCTCAGACAAATCAACCACTACGGTCCGCACAGAATGCAATGCGGCCATAGTgtaccaccgcggaccgcacaaaatgcaatgcggtcaCGGTTGTAAACTTCAGAGAACCTCCACTTTTGCCAAATCATCAGTGTGGTCcgcattgatttcttgcccccgCACTGAGATTTTTGTGGCAACACAAAATGACAGTGCGGTCCACATTTACAATCTTCAGAGAGCTGTCATTTTCCAACTTTTTACTGCACTGCACAGCACAATCCTACAGCATCTctcaaccagtcagtccaaaaataaatcctacactacaatcaaaatcaaagaaaaacaagaataaaaacacatgggttgcctaccaagaagcgcctgatttaacatcgcgccatgacgcaggttaccatcaaatcatttgagatgaagaagtgtcaccacgtggctgtcatcaatttttcccaagtagtgcttgaccctgggCCCATTCACTCTGAATAACTTCCCTATTTCTGTTCttcaaatcaagtgcaccaaatggggccacaaacaccacttcaaaaggttcactccattttgacttaagcctttccggaaacagacgtaatcgAAAGTTAAACAAGAGAActaaatcacccactttgaacttcTTGCTACTAGCATATTTATCaagaaggtacttcatcttgtccttgtacaaggaagaactagagtaggcatggaatcagaattcatcaagtttattaagctgttccacacgaagatttgctgccacatcccattcaagatttaacttcctcaaagtccacatggccttgtgctctaactcaactggtagatggtaagctttcccaaacaccaaccaataTGGAGACATatcaattggagtcttgtaagcggtcctataagcccatagagcatcatccaacttctttgaccaatcggttctttttgcattgaccatctttgacaatatactcttgatttccctgtttgagacttcaacttggccactctcTTGAGGATGATCAGGAGTAGAAACCATGTGGTTGAcgccatactttgcaagcaaagtttcaaaagctctattgcaaaatgAGACCCTCCATCGCtaatgattgcacgaggagtaccaaaccttgtaaaaatgctcttcttgagaaatgcaacaacactccgggcctcattgttgggaaaagccacggcttcaacccactttgaaacatagtctaccgccacaagaatgtatgtgttctcacacgagctaacaaacgggcccataaaatgcattccccatacatcaaaattatcaacctcaagaatggtattgagaggcatctcatctttcttcgaaatttcacccgctctttgacattcatcacacctcttcacaagttcacttgcatctttgtataaagttggccaataaaacccacaactaagaactttggaagcaaTCCTCGCCCCgtcatgatggccaccatagggagaggaatgacaaacctccaagatactcaatttctCTTCCTATaagacacaccttcggatcacactaTCTGTGCAAATATTGAACAAGTACGGCACATcctaatagaaatccaaactatcctgctTGAGTTTCTTCCTTTGGATAGAAGAGAGTTCACGCGGTATTATAatagtcacaaggaaattagcaacgtccgcaaaccatggcataccattcaccgacaccgaaaggagttgttcgtcgggaaatgattCATTGATCTTTAGGCCATCATGAcacctcccctcctcctccaagcgggataagtggtccgccacttggttttcactacccttctggtccacaatctccaaatcaaactcttgaagtaacaagacccatcgcatcagtctagctttggaatccttctttgtcatcaagtacctgaGGGcagcatggtcggtatgaattatgaccttggcacccatgagatacgaccgaaatttctccattgcgaacacaatagccaaaagttctttctcggtcactgtgtagttcacttgagcatcattcattgtcctgctcgcatagtacaccggatgaaaaaTTTTGTTCACTCGTTGACCCAAAACCACctcaaccgcaacatcactcgcaTCACACTTGAGCCCAATGGGCAAGCTACAactaggtgcggtaatgataggagtggtggtcaacttatgcttgagaagttcaaaggcttgcatacattttttaTCAAACACAAACTTGgaatctttttccaataacttgataaggggttcactaccttcgaaaagtctttgataaatctccggtagaaccccgcttgcccaagaaaacttctaactcccttgacagaggtaggggagggatccttgaaatcacatcaatttttgctttgtctacctgaATACcatactttgaaattttatgcccaaaaactatgccctcttccaccataaagtggcatttctcccaatatgagaacaagattggtttcttcacaatgaGCAAAAACCCTATGAAGCTTCTTCAGgaactcatcaaatgaatcacccacaacactaaagtcgtccatgaaaacctccaaaatgtcttccaccatatcggtgaaaatggccatcatataCCGTTGAAATAtagc
Proteins encoded in this window:
- the LOC138891307 gene encoding uncharacterized protein produces the protein MDIVDPLPQAKGKVKFPLVLTDYFTKWVEAVAFKHVREKEIKRVTSTPYHLVGNGQAESTNKVIINNLKKRLEESKGNWVELLPGVLWAYRTTTKTSTGETPFSLVYRAEVLIPVEIGEPSMRYTQATEESNEEEVQINLDLLEEKREAALIRMPAQKQVMERYYNRKDRLRYFKFGDFILKKVFRSTRAANAGKLGPTWEGPYKIHGIVGKEYKLETMDGTILPSHWNVIHMKRYYN